In a genomic window of Bacteroidia bacterium:
- a CDS encoding phosphatase PAP2 family protein: MLEILLNLDKQLFLWINNKHSTFWDVVMYWISDKYIWTPLYVFWLVYLIEEYGKKGVWICLFVIVLIFMTDGTSNLLLKENIKRLRPCHALANVHLVFEKCGGMYGFVSSHAANMFGLATYLTLWLHKDISHFGKFAFLWASLIGYSRIYLGVHYPLDVIGGAAVGIVIGWLNYKFVQTNVLPRLFFEAKA, encoded by the coding sequence ATGCTAGAAATTTTGCTTAACTTAGACAAACAGCTGTTTCTTTGGATCAACAACAAACATTCTACTTTTTGGGACGTAGTAATGTATTGGATTAGCGATAAATACATTTGGACGCCACTATATGTGTTTTGGTTAGTTTATTTGATTGAGGAGTATGGCAAAAAAGGGGTGTGGATCTGTCTTTTTGTGATAGTACTCATTTTTATGACCGATGGAACAAGCAATTTACTATTGAAAGAAAACATAAAACGCTTGCGCCCTTGCCACGCCTTAGCGAATGTGCATTTAGTCTTTGAAAAGTGCGGGGGAATGTATGGTTTTGTATCTTCCCATGCGGCAAACATGTTTGGCTTGGCTACCTATTTAACTTTATGGCTGCATAAAGATATCTCTCATTTTGGAAAATTTGCCTTTCTATGGGCAAGCTTGATTGGATATTCTCGTATTTATTTAGGTGTGCATTACCCTTTGGATGTTATTGGTGGGGCAGCAGTAGGTATAGTAATTGGGTGGCTTAATTACAAGTTTGTTCAAACTAATGTTTTACCCCGCTTATTTTTTGAAGCAAAAGCGTAA